In a single window of the Micromonospora sp. WMMD1155 genome:
- a CDS encoding SufE family protein, translating to MADMPARLAEIVDEFAAAPRDLVLEMLLEYADVIPVLPEGTVEREGMEQVPECQTSFFLRAKVTPEGTVTTIFDCPPEAPTTRAFAGILAEGLAGSSAEQVLAVPDDLYQRMGLAQAISPLRIRGGTAILGRLKRQVREQLG from the coding sequence CCGACTGGCCGAGATCGTCGACGAGTTCGCCGCCGCCCCGCGCGACCTGGTGCTGGAGATGCTCCTGGAGTACGCGGACGTCATCCCGGTGCTGCCGGAGGGCACCGTCGAGCGCGAGGGCATGGAGCAGGTGCCGGAGTGTCAGACGTCGTTCTTCCTGCGGGCCAAGGTCACCCCGGAGGGCACCGTGACGACGATCTTCGACTGCCCGCCGGAGGCACCGACCACCCGGGCGTTCGCCGGGATCCTCGCCGAAGGGCTGGCGGGTTCGAGCGCCGAGCAGGTGCTGGCCGTGCCGGACGACCTCTACCAGCGGATGGGCCTGGCGCAGGCGATCAGCCCGCTGCGGATTCGCGGCGGCACGGCGATCCTGGGCCGGCTGAAGCGCCAGGTGCGGGAACAACTCGGCTGA